One Thalassotalea atypica DNA window includes the following coding sequences:
- the murU gene encoding N-acetylmuramate alpha-1-phosphate uridylyltransferase MurU: MRAMILAAGRGERMRPLTDSCPKPLLSVAGKPLIVYHIEKLARIGITDIVINHAWLGQQIVDTLGDGSAWNVKITYSAESNGALETAGGIKKALHLLAQNNSESPFLVINGDTYFEYDFSTIPQLPKHQLAHLWLTENPEHNRKGDFGINNGILVNQSETMWTFSGLALYRSSFFNHVIGDNFEKLAPLLRAAADKEQIGASLLSGLWVDVGTPQRLQQLEAHILSFQVSGK, from the coding sequence ATGAGAGCAATGATCCTTGCCGCAGGTCGTGGTGAGCGGATGAGACCGTTAACTGATAGCTGTCCTAAGCCATTATTATCAGTTGCCGGTAAACCTTTAATTGTTTATCACATTGAAAAGTTGGCTCGTATTGGTATCACGGATATTGTCATTAATCATGCGTGGCTGGGACAACAAATTGTTGATACGCTGGGTGACGGTAGCGCGTGGAATGTCAAAATAACCTATAGCGCTGAATCTAATGGCGCACTTGAGACCGCAGGTGGGATAAAAAAAGCGCTACATCTGCTTGCACAAAACAACAGTGAGTCGCCATTTTTGGTGATTAATGGCGACACCTATTTTGAGTATGATTTCTCGACAATACCTCAACTTCCAAAGCATCAACTTGCCCATTTGTGGTTGACTGAAAACCCTGAACATAACCGAAAGGGGGATTTTGGTATCAATAATGGTATTTTAGTTAATCAGTCAGAAACCATGTGGACATTCAGTGGTCTAGCTCTTTATCGCAGCTCCTTTTTTAATCATGTTATTGGTGATAATTTTGAAAAATTAGCACCACTTTTACGTGCTGCTGCCGACAAAGAACAGATTGGCGCCTCTCTGTTATCGGGGTTATGGGTAGACGTTGGTACGCCTCAGCGGTTACAACAATTAGAAGCACATATTTTATCATTTCAAGTATCAGGAAAATAA
- a CDS encoding aminoglycoside phosphotransferase family protein — protein MSQDNRRKALTKWLSAVTDTEQIILESLTGDAGFRQYFRFSTSGGQSVIAVDSPKDKCNNLAFTHIQACLLSQGIKVPQIIDQDEEQGFFCLTDLGNTLLADKLTLDSMAQYYKRAMAIIPKIATVQDSTAYRFPVFDRDFVQLELNIFSQWLLHHHLDIKTIDLEKLQACFDVLIDNALEQPQVVMHRDFHSRNIMLEHDNELAVIDFQDAVKGPITYDVVSLLRDCYVRWPDEKIYPLLEHFIEHHITSTDLACGVSQSTWHRWFDLMGLQRHIKAAGIFARLYLRDNKPGYLSDIPLTLCYIKDVSAHYGELSYLHEVVRDIVIPSLEQKQ, from the coding sequence TTGAGCCAAGATAATCGACGAAAAGCATTAACTAAGTGGTTATCTGCTGTAACTGATACTGAACAAATCATACTCGAGTCTTTGACTGGTGATGCAGGGTTTCGTCAGTATTTTCGTTTTAGCACGAGTGGCGGGCAATCAGTGATTGCCGTGGACTCGCCCAAAGATAAATGCAACAACTTAGCGTTTACTCATATTCAAGCTTGCCTTTTGTCTCAAGGTATCAAAGTACCGCAAATTATTGACCAAGATGAAGAACAAGGCTTTTTTTGCCTAACTGACTTGGGCAATACTTTGCTTGCCGATAAGTTGACCTTGGATTCTATGGCACAGTATTACAAACGTGCCATGGCTATTATTCCGAAGATAGCGACTGTCCAGGATTCTACAGCATATAGATTCCCTGTTTTTGATCGCGATTTTGTACAGTTAGAACTTAATATATTTTCACAGTGGCTGTTGCATCATCATCTAGATATAAAAACTATAGACCTCGAAAAGCTGCAAGCCTGTTTTGACGTGTTAATTGATAACGCACTGGAACAGCCACAAGTGGTGATGCACAGAGATTTTCATAGTCGCAATATTATGCTCGAACATGACAATGAACTAGCCGTTATTGACTTTCAAGATGCGGTGAAGGGGCCAATAACTTATGACGTGGTGTCATTACTCCGTGATTGTTACGTTAGATGGCCCGATGAAAAAATTTACCCACTGCTGGAGCACTTTATTGAGCATCATATCACCAGCACAGATCTTGCGTGCGGTGTATCACAATCAACTTGGCATCGTTGGTTTGATCTGATGGGATTGCAGCGTCATATTAAGGCTGCTGGTATTTTTGCACGTTTATACTTAAGAGATAATAAGCCAGGTTATCTATCAGATATTCCACTGACATTATGTTATATTAAAGATGTAAGTGCTCACTATGGTGAGCTGTCATATTTGCATGAAGTGGTCCGCGATATTGTCATTCCTTCATTGGAGCAAAAACAATGA
- a CDS encoding LPS-assembly protein LptD, with amino-acid sequence MHFSLRHLFTKCTILMMSPWAYAQSAQAPMEVRVCPVPQFAQLGSKVIIDDPDVIQILSKRSSIEKDQFAIFEGGVTLINKDKKISAQKLEINRNTAVLNAQGNIHFQNDAIDIFAQQLKASESSQSTTLSGTDYHLKGSLGHGKAGELSVSDDGRLTLSDSSFTTCYGETPDWQISASEINISAKDNKGEAFNAVIELFDVPVFYLPYISFPVTDERKSGFLYPVIGSSNKSGLEIETPYYLNIAENMDATITPRYMSKRGTQLLTEFRYLSGEQTGKFDVEYLNKDDEITTNDDARYLWRFQHVGNFSENFRAYADYTSISDDAYLVDIGSKHYNSNDAYLYQIGELAYFGETWNATVKVQDFEVIGNHNQSYKTVPQIEINNYQDLPFWNGKFELYSELSRFKSNDQTQAQADRFHLEAGMSFPIYTPAWFFNSEFKLLQTNYKQERLENSPELERHVSRTLPKVRFHGGINLERETTLFNTAFTQTIEPQLQYLYIPDREQDNIGLYDTTILQDDYAGLFRDKRFSGLDRIAEANQYSWGLTSRLLDKSNVERMRFSLGRIVYLNDTNFEINDNGTNVDESSLAADIFVRANSQWQFSSNIQYNTDLDITRQSQANIDYHFTETDLLQLTHRYTKDLSDVTLEQLSLLSSVRLNKDWHFVSRVTQDLKRRRSLETLAGFQYENCCWGIRFAYQRHINSSIDELGTFNDNRDEFDSGFVVQFVIKGLSGQKTTLNTQDMFNSSIFGYKRPYYLNN; translated from the coding sequence ATGCATTTCTCGCTTCGTCACTTATTCACCAAATGCACTATATTGATGATGAGTCCATGGGCTTATGCTCAGTCAGCTCAAGCGCCAATGGAAGTTAGGGTTTGTCCTGTACCTCAATTCGCCCAATTAGGCTCAAAAGTTATTATTGATGATCCTGATGTTATTCAAATATTATCAAAACGTTCCAGTATTGAAAAAGATCAGTTTGCCATTTTTGAAGGTGGTGTGACATTAATTAACAAAGATAAGAAAATATCTGCACAGAAGCTTGAAATAAATAGAAATACGGCTGTCCTTAACGCACAAGGTAATATTCATTTTCAGAATGACGCTATTGATATATTTGCCCAGCAATTAAAAGCCAGTGAGTCGAGCCAATCGACAACTTTAAGTGGCACTGATTATCATTTAAAGGGCAGCTTAGGACATGGTAAGGCAGGCGAGCTCTCGGTATCTGACGACGGGCGCTTAACACTTTCTGATTCATCATTTACCACCTGTTATGGTGAAACACCTGATTGGCAAATCAGCGCCAGCGAAATTAATATCTCAGCAAAAGATAATAAAGGTGAAGCGTTTAATGCCGTTATTGAACTTTTTGATGTTCCTGTGTTTTATCTGCCATATATTTCTTTTCCTGTTACCGACGAGCGTAAATCGGGTTTTCTCTACCCAGTTATTGGCTCTTCAAACAAGTCAGGGTTAGAAATTGAGACCCCTTATTATTTAAATATCGCTGAGAACATGGACGCAACAATCACACCGCGTTATATGTCTAAGCGAGGTACACAATTATTAACCGAGTTTCGCTATTTAAGTGGCGAACAAACGGGCAAATTTGATGTTGAATATTTAAATAAAGATGATGAAATTACCACCAACGATGACGCTCGTTATCTTTGGCGCTTCCAACATGTAGGTAATTTTTCAGAGAATTTCAGAGCATATGCTGATTATACTTCGATTAGCGATGACGCCTATTTAGTTGATATTGGCTCTAAACACTACAATTCAAACGATGCATACTTATACCAAATAGGTGAACTCGCTTATTTTGGTGAAACGTGGAATGCCACAGTAAAGGTGCAAGATTTTGAAGTCATTGGTAATCACAATCAAAGCTATAAGACCGTCCCACAAATTGAAATCAATAATTACCAAGATCTACCGTTTTGGAATGGTAAGTTTGAACTATATTCAGAATTATCACGCTTTAAGTCTAACGATCAAACCCAAGCTCAAGCCGATAGATTTCATCTTGAAGCTGGCATGTCATTTCCAATCTATACACCAGCATGGTTTTTCAACTCGGAGTTTAAGTTGCTGCAAACCAACTATAAGCAAGAGCGATTGGAAAACTCACCAGAGCTAGAACGCCATGTTAGCAGGACGTTACCTAAAGTAAGGTTCCATGGTGGCATTAACTTAGAACGCGAAACTACGTTGTTTAATACTGCATTTACACAAACTATTGAACCTCAATTGCAGTACCTCTATATACCCGATAGAGAACAAGACAATATTGGTTTGTATGACACCACCATATTGCAAGACGATTATGCAGGTTTATTTAGAGATAAACGTTTTAGCGGTTTGGACAGAATTGCCGAAGCGAATCAATATTCTTGGGGCCTAACAAGCAGATTACTTGATAAATCTAATGTTGAACGCATGCGTTTTAGTTTAGGTCGTATTGTCTATTTGAACGATACCAATTTCGAAATTAACGACAATGGTACCAATGTCGACGAATCTTCACTTGCTGCTGACATCTTCGTCAGAGCAAATTCTCAATGGCAATTTAGCAGTAATATTCAATACAATACCGACTTGGATATTACTAGGCAAAGTCAAGCAAATATCGATTACCATTTCACCGAAACCGATCTTCTACAATTGACGCACCGATATACAAAAGATTTATCAGATGTCACTTTAGAGCAACTATCTTTACTTTCGAGTGTCAGACTCAACAAGGATTGGCATTTTGTCAGTCGTGTGACGCAAGATTTAAAACGCAGACGCAGCTTGGAAACCTTAGCAGGCTTCCAATATGAAAATTGTTGCTGGGGAATTCGCTTTGCTTATCAACGTCATATTAATTCATCAATTGATGAGTTAGGTACATTTAATGATAACCGCGATGAATTCGATAGTGGATTCGTGGTACAGTTTGTTATTAAAGGTTTAAGTGGCCAAAAAACCACGCTTAATACACAAGATATGTTTAACTCGAGTATATTTGGCTACAAACGCCCATATTATCTCAATAATTAA
- the surA gene encoding peptidylprolyl isomerase SurA: MKNSLKIFALTSSLVLNLFSTAIAEEVALDKVAAIVNSGVVLESEIQNLLKNIKAQAEKSGQSLPSDKALRTQVTDKLINDSLLIQMGERMGVQISDAQLDDTLSNMAGENNLTLEQFREALVSDGVDYEKYRETVRSELISGEVRRASVRRRVYISPQEVNNLLADMKQKTNLDVEYRLGHILIEFPPEPTQDDINAAKTRADKVIELLNGGSDFAKIAIASSGDANALEGGDIGWKNINELPTLFSELVDGKEQDTVMGPIRTGLGFSIIKILEIRGRQVVEVEEVKARHILVKSSIILSEAKAEAMLAEFLKEIEAGNADFADLAKEFSEGPTSVRGGDLGWADPKTYDPAFRDVLAKLKIGEYHKPFRSSFGWHLVQLTDRRTLDATEQMNENRAYQIIYNRKFGMEAQRWMKETRDEAYIEVLSTGEN; encoded by the coding sequence ATGAAAAACTCTTTGAAAATTTTCGCTTTAACTTCTTCATTAGTACTGAACCTATTCAGCACTGCTATAGCCGAAGAAGTAGCATTAGATAAAGTCGCCGCCATTGTAAACTCGGGCGTTGTATTAGAATCAGAAATCCAAAACTTATTAAAGAATATCAAAGCACAAGCTGAAAAATCAGGTCAAAGCCTACCTTCAGATAAAGCCTTACGTACTCAAGTTACCGATAAGCTTATTAACGATAGCTTACTTATTCAAATGGGTGAGCGCATGGGCGTTCAAATCAGTGACGCTCAACTTGATGACACGTTAAGCAATATGGCCGGCGAAAACAACCTGACACTAGAACAGTTCCGTGAAGCGCTGGTCAGTGATGGCGTTGATTATGAAAAATACCGCGAAACCGTACGTTCAGAACTAATATCAGGTGAAGTGCGTCGTGCTAGTGTTCGCCGTAGAGTTTATATCTCACCACAAGAAGTAAACAACTTGTTGGCTGATATGAAACAAAAAACTAATTTAGATGTTGAATATCGTCTGGGTCACATCTTGATTGAATTCCCACCAGAGCCAACTCAAGATGATATCAATGCTGCCAAAACTCGTGCCGATAAAGTGATCGAACTCCTTAACGGTGGCTCTGACTTTGCCAAGATTGCGATTGCGTCATCGGGTGATGCAAACGCACTTGAAGGTGGTGATATCGGCTGGAAGAACATCAATGAATTACCGACCTTATTTTCTGAACTTGTTGATGGCAAAGAGCAAGACACGGTAATGGGCCCTATTCGCACAGGTCTTGGCTTTAGTATTATTAAAATACTAGAAATTCGTGGTCGCCAAGTGGTTGAAGTGGAAGAAGTTAAAGCCCGACATATTCTTGTTAAATCGTCAATTATCTTAAGTGAAGCAAAAGCGGAAGCCATGTTAGCTGAGTTTCTAAAAGAAATAGAAGCCGGAAATGCCGACTTTGCTGATTTAGCAAAAGAGTTTTCTGAAGGCCCAACATCGGTGCGTGGTGGCGACTTAGGTTGGGCGGACCCTAAAACTTACGATCCTGCTTTTAGGGATGTTCTAGCTAAACTTAAAATTGGCGAATACCATAAACCATTCCGTTCATCATTTGGCTGGCATTTAGTACAGTTGACCGATCGTCGCACCTTAGATGCAACAGAACAAATGAATGAAAACCGTGCCTACCAGATTATCTATAACCGTAAGTTTGGTATGGAAGCACAGCGCTGGATGAAAGAAACCCGAGACGAAGCTTATATTGAAGTTTTATCAACGGGTGAAAATTAA
- the pdxA gene encoding 4-hydroxythreonine-4-phosphate dehydrogenase PdxA — protein MTKRIAITPGEPAGIGPDLTIAIAQQDWPVELVVVACPELMMARAEQIGLPLTLVDYDASKPASAQKAGTLTICPIATDQVPVAGQLNQNNGHYVVETLRVASEKNISGEIEAVVTGPVHKGLINQAGIAFSGHTEYFAHQANCSDVVMMLATEGLRVALVTTHIPLAYVSKAITFERLQKVTRILHKDLQDKFGIESPRIYACGINPHAGEDGHLGREEIEVMNPAFEELRAEGMDIVGPLPADTIFQEKYLEDADAILSMFHDQGLPVLKYKGFGSSVNITLGLPFIRTSVDHGTALDLAGTNQADTGSFIEALQTAINLANNQQ, from the coding sequence ATGACCAAACGTATTGCAATAACGCCGGGAGAGCCTGCGGGTATCGGCCCAGACCTTACCATTGCAATTGCGCAACAAGACTGGCCCGTAGAACTTGTCGTTGTCGCGTGTCCAGAATTAATGATGGCGCGAGCTGAGCAAATTGGCTTGCCGTTGACATTAGTTGATTATGATGCGAGTAAACCTGCATCAGCTCAAAAAGCTGGTACGCTCACTATTTGTCCGATAGCCACCGACCAAGTACCAGTGGCAGGACAACTCAATCAAAATAATGGTCATTACGTGGTAGAAACTCTACGTGTTGCCAGCGAAAAAAATATCTCAGGTGAAATTGAAGCTGTTGTTACAGGCCCTGTACATAAAGGGTTAATTAACCAAGCGGGGATCGCTTTTAGCGGTCATACGGAATATTTTGCTCATCAGGCCAATTGTTCTGATGTGGTAATGATGTTAGCCACTGAAGGGTTGCGTGTCGCCTTAGTAACCACACACATCCCATTAGCTTATGTATCAAAGGCCATCACCTTTGAACGATTACAAAAAGTCACTCGCATCTTGCACAAAGACCTACAAGACAAATTTGGCATTGAATCTCCACGTATATATGCGTGTGGCATCAACCCTCATGCCGGCGAAGACGGGCATTTAGGGCGAGAAGAAATTGAAGTAATGAACCCAGCATTTGAAGAGCTTCGCGCTGAAGGTATGGACATTGTTGGCCCTTTACCTGCTGACACCATTTTTCAAGAAAAATACTTAGAGGATGCAGACGCTATTTTAAGTATGTTTCACGATCAAGGTTTACCCGTACTTAAATATAAAGGCTTCGGCTCTTCGGTGAACATTACTTTAGGCCTACCTTTTATTCGAACCTCAGTAGATCACGGTACTGCTCTCGATTTAGCCGGTACTAACCAAGCAGACACTGGAAGTTTTATTGAAGCCCTGCAAACCGCAATTAATTTGGCAAATAATCAACAATGA
- the rsmA gene encoding 16S rRNA (adenine(1518)-N(6)/adenine(1519)-N(6))-dimethyltransferase RsmA, translating into MSKNSHLGHQARKRFGQNFLNNDAVISSIVDAINPEPGENLIEIGPGLGALTEPVVERAGKLSVVELDRDLAHRLRHHPFLAEHLTIHEIDALKFDFSSLVKPNLPLRIFGNLPYNISTPLIFHLLTFKNDVKDMHFMLQKEVVQRMAASPDTKAYGRLSIMTQYQCQVLPVMEIGPEAFTPPPKVDSAIVRLIPHAEIKNPVKELSMLNQVCLTAFNQRRKTIRNSFKKLISADNLERLDISPTLRPENLSIDEYIKIANFLSDNPASIEK; encoded by the coding sequence ATGAGTAAGAACTCCCATTTAGGCCATCAAGCTAGAAAACGCTTTGGTCAAAACTTCCTAAATAATGATGCAGTCATTAGTAGCATCGTTGACGCAATCAACCCTGAGCCAGGTGAAAATTTAATCGAAATTGGGCCTGGTCTTGGCGCACTAACTGAGCCGGTTGTTGAGCGTGCAGGGAAGTTATCCGTTGTCGAACTAGATCGAGATTTGGCTCATCGTTTACGCCATCACCCTTTTTTGGCTGAACATTTGACCATTCATGAAATTGACGCATTGAAGTTTGATTTTTCGTCTTTGGTGAAGCCCAATCTACCATTGAGAATTTTTGGTAACCTACCTTATAATATCTCTACACCGCTCATTTTTCATTTGCTGACCTTTAAAAATGATGTCAAAGACATGCATTTCATGTTGCAAAAAGAAGTGGTACAACGCATGGCAGCATCGCCAGATACAAAAGCATATGGACGATTGTCGATCATGACACAGTATCAGTGTCAGGTATTGCCCGTGATGGAAATAGGGCCGGAAGCCTTTACTCCGCCGCCTAAAGTCGACTCTGCTATTGTGCGCTTAATTCCACATGCTGAAATAAAGAACCCAGTAAAAGAATTGAGTATGCTTAATCAGGTATGTTTAACGGCATTTAATCAGCGCCGCAAAACCATCCGTAACAGTTTCAAAAAGCTTATTTCAGCAGATAATTTAGAGCGTTTAGATATTTCACCAACGCTAAGACCTGAAAACCTGAGTATTGATGAATACATTAAAATTGCTAACTTTCTTAGTGATAACCCAGCATCGATAGAAAAATAG
- the apaG gene encoding Co2+/Mg2+ efflux protein ApaG, whose translation MSHVTPDLSSLITVLAQPNFIESQSDIDNKQFVFSYTITISNCSDEKVQLLSRRWLITDANGEITTVEGDGVVGQQPVIGPGKQYTYTSGSIFKTPLGIMQGQYHLIDSNNRPFSIEIPLFRLSVPNLLN comes from the coding sequence ATGAGTCATGTTACCCCAGATTTAAGTTCGCTGATCACCGTTTTGGCTCAGCCTAATTTTATCGAGTCACAATCCGATATCGATAACAAACAATTTGTGTTCAGTTACACCATTACCATATCAAATTGCAGTGATGAAAAAGTGCAGTTACTGTCCCGTCGTTGGTTGATTACTGACGCCAACGGCGAAATAACGACAGTGGAAGGCGATGGCGTTGTCGGTCAGCAACCAGTTATTGGCCCAGGAAAACAATACACCTATACCAGCGGCTCTATTTTCAAAACACCTCTTGGTATCATGCAAGGACAATATCATTTAATTGACAGCAACAACCGACCTTTCAGTATCGAAATTCCACTATTTCGATTGTCTGTCCCTAATTTGTTGAATTGA
- a CDS encoding symmetrical bis(5'-nucleosyl)-tetraphosphatase yields MALYLVGDVQGCLKELQLLLAQVNFDAQQDQLWLTGDLVARGPQSLETLHFVKSLGKSANFVLGNHDLHLLAIHAGHKRAKQGDKLTPLLDAPDVNDLMDWLSQYPLLLPLPDGTAYMSHAGISPQWSLEEAVDHAEFAHEKISGPERSYWLNIMYGEKPNNWFDVNTDEDKFRFTINSFTRMRYCYSDGSLEFDCKEAPQSEPENIAPWYQLSTIEQRPQWVFGHWAALMGSCSKKGYFALDTGCVWGNYMTMLRWDDKKIFIQESVG; encoded by the coding sequence GTGGCGTTATATTTAGTCGGTGATGTTCAAGGTTGTTTGAAGGAGTTACAACTTTTGCTTGCCCAAGTAAATTTTGACGCACAACAAGATCAGCTTTGGTTGACCGGTGATCTAGTAGCAAGAGGTCCTCAATCACTCGAAACACTCCACTTTGTTAAGTCTCTAGGGAAAAGTGCGAACTTTGTCCTAGGTAACCATGATTTGCACTTACTCGCCATTCATGCTGGGCATAAAAGAGCGAAGCAAGGTGACAAGTTAACTCCACTGCTTGATGCACCAGACGTCAATGACCTAATGGATTGGCTAAGCCAGTACCCATTGCTGCTGCCATTACCCGACGGAACGGCTTATATGAGCCATGCAGGAATCTCTCCTCAATGGTCGCTAGAAGAAGCCGTTGACCACGCAGAATTTGCCCACGAAAAAATATCAGGGCCTGAACGTAGCTACTGGCTCAACATCATGTATGGCGAGAAGCCCAACAATTGGTTTGATGTCAACACTGACGAAGATAAATTCAGATTTACCATCAACAGTTTCACTCGTATGCGTTATTGTTACTCAGACGGTTCGCTTGAATTTGATTGTAAAGAAGCGCCGCAATCTGAGCCTGAAAATATCGCTCCTTGGTATCAACTATCAACCATAGAACAACGTCCGCAATGGGTGTTTGGTCACTGGGCGGCATTGATGGGTTCTTGCTCAAAAAAAGGGTACTTCGCCTTAGATACTGGCTGTGTATGGGGCAATTATATGACTATGTTGCGTTGGGATGATAAAAAAATCTTTATTCAAGAATCAGTTGGATAA